A window from Streptomyces subrutilus encodes these proteins:
- a CDS encoding universal stress protein: protein MTEHVNTGFERGTDGPKVILAGVDGSDSSLRAAAYAAGLARRQNALLALVYVQPVLPAGASLGAPVADTTGEVAEGLVAEIRESAERLKGVYDVRWQFHTFRGDPYAGLVSAAEELTADAVVVGASEQAGHRIVGSVAIRLVKAGRWPVTVVP, encoded by the coding sequence GTGACTGAGCACGTGAACACGGGATTCGAACGCGGAACCGACGGGCCGAAGGTGATCCTCGCGGGGGTCGACGGGTCGGACTCCTCGCTGCGGGCGGCCGCCTACGCCGCCGGGCTGGCCCGCCGGCAGAACGCGCTGCTGGCGTTGGTGTACGTCCAGCCGGTGCTGCCGGCCGGGGCCTCTCTGGGCGCGCCGGTGGCCGACACCACCGGAGAGGTCGCGGAGGGGCTGGTGGCCGAGATCCGGGAGTCGGCGGAGCGGCTCAAGGGCGTCTACGACGTGCGCTGGCAGTTCCACACGTTCCGCGGCGACCCGTACGCGGGCCTGGTGAGCGCGGCGGAGGAGCTGACGGCGGACGCGGTGGTGGTCGGCGCCTCGGAGCAGGCCGGCCATCGCATCGTGGGCTCGGTGGCGATCCGGCTGGTGAAGGCGGGCCGCTGGCCGGTGACCGTCGTCCCGTAG
- the lysX gene encoding bifunctional lysylphosphatidylglycerol synthetase/lysine--tRNA ligase LysX, whose amino-acid sequence MSGTVQQTRGTRSRFLNRVPDGFGAFFATLGLLCALLSLSPGLRRLLRPVVRFLDVIVVPVSANLAYAVFLFLLAAALGARKKVAWWIVVTYLALLILNDVVDMAADEYGTGIPSMAIAVAALVLLIAARAEFYAASRPGALWRALLVLGLGLLAAVLVGWGLVALFPGTLPRGQWLDWAAKQVFGGLFSARQFEGRPPRPLYFLLGLFGALALLNAAATLFRSQRLTAALHGDEEPRIRALLGAYGRADSLGYFATRRDKAVVFAPNGKAAVTYRVEAGVCLASGDPVGDPAAWTPAIDAWLALAGRYGWQPAVMGASEDGATAYARSGLGALQLGDEAILHVARFDLDGREMRVTRQAVNRVRRTGATTVIRRHSALSEDEMQMIVDRADSWRDTETERGFSMALDRLGDAADGDCLLVEAFDDEDELIALLSFVPWGKDGISLDLMRRDRAAPNGVMEFMVAELCAAAPSLGVRRISLNFAVFRSAFEEGGRIGAGPVLKLWRKLLLFFSRWWQLEALYRSNVKYGPEWYPRFLCYQDAGSLARVSLASGIAEGFVSVPSLRTLWGKGHPKGLTNPATTEGLPSIASMNLDAVGEEGRTRTAERLPEQVRVRHDKLERIRAAGTDPYPVGIPRRTHTAAELKAAHPVHPPGSRTGGRATLAGRVMLVRDLGGVVFAVLRDWSGDVQLMFTRDESGADALASFTSQVDFGDHVVATGEPGASRTGEPSLVVRTWQLTGKCLRPLPDKRKGLADPEARVRRRYLDLVASPAARDVVRARSAAVQALRQGLLERGYLEVETPMLQQIHGGANARPFRTHINAYDLDLYLRIAPELYLKRLCVGGMEKVFEMGRTFRNEGVSYKHNPEFTMLEAYQAFADYDVMLDLTRELIQGAATAAYGSPVAHRAGPDGRLAVHDISGAWPVKTVYGAIGEALGEEVDADTPEHALRRLCDRAGVPHTPENTRGDVVLEMYERLVEERTGPPTFYKDFPTEVSPLTRQHRRDPRLAERWDLVAFGTELGTAYSELTDPVEQRRRLTAQSLLAAGGDPEAMELDEDFLDALEYAMPPTGGLGIGVDRLVMFLTGLTIRETLPFPLVRRG is encoded by the coding sequence ATGAGTGGCACCGTGCAGCAGACGCGAGGGACCCGCAGCCGCTTCCTGAACCGGGTGCCGGACGGGTTCGGGGCGTTCTTCGCCACCCTCGGTCTGCTCTGCGCGCTGCTGTCGCTCTCCCCGGGCCTGCGGCGGCTGCTGCGGCCCGTCGTGCGCTTCCTCGACGTCATCGTCGTCCCGGTCAGCGCCAACCTCGCCTACGCCGTCTTCCTCTTCCTCCTCGCCGCGGCCCTCGGCGCCCGCAAGAAGGTCGCCTGGTGGATCGTCGTCACCTACCTGGCCCTGCTGATCCTCAACGACGTCGTGGACATGGCCGCCGACGAGTACGGGACCGGCATCCCCTCCATGGCCATCGCGGTCGCCGCACTCGTCCTGCTGATCGCCGCCCGCGCCGAGTTCTACGCCGCCTCCCGCCCCGGAGCCCTGTGGCGCGCCCTGCTCGTGCTCGGCCTCGGACTGCTCGCCGCCGTCCTCGTCGGCTGGGGCCTCGTCGCCCTCTTCCCGGGGACCCTGCCCAGGGGGCAATGGCTGGACTGGGCCGCCAAGCAGGTCTTCGGCGGCCTCTTCTCCGCCCGCCAGTTCGAAGGCCGCCCGCCCCGCCCCCTCTACTTCCTGCTCGGCCTCTTCGGCGCCCTCGCCCTGCTGAACGCCGCCGCCACCCTCTTCCGCTCCCAGCGGCTCACCGCCGCCCTGCACGGGGACGAGGAACCCCGCATCCGCGCGCTCCTCGGCGCCTACGGCCGGGCCGACTCCCTCGGCTACTTCGCCACCCGCCGTGACAAGGCCGTCGTCTTCGCCCCGAACGGCAAGGCCGCCGTCACCTACCGCGTCGAGGCCGGCGTCTGCCTCGCCAGCGGCGACCCGGTGGGAGACCCAGCCGCCTGGACCCCCGCCATCGACGCCTGGCTCGCCCTCGCCGGCCGATACGGCTGGCAGCCCGCCGTCATGGGGGCCTCCGAGGACGGGGCCACCGCCTACGCCCGCTCCGGCCTCGGCGCCCTCCAGCTCGGTGACGAGGCCATCCTGCACGTCGCCCGCTTCGACCTCGACGGCCGCGAGATGCGCGTCACCCGCCAGGCCGTCAACCGGGTCCGCCGCACCGGGGCCACCACCGTCATCCGCCGGCACTCCGCCCTCTCCGAGGACGAGATGCAGATGATCGTGGACCGGGCCGACAGCTGGCGCGACACCGAGACCGAGCGGGGCTTCTCCATGGCCCTGGACCGGCTCGGCGACGCCGCCGACGGCGACTGCCTGCTCGTCGAGGCCTTCGACGACGAGGACGAGCTGATCGCCCTGCTCTCCTTCGTCCCCTGGGGCAAGGACGGCATCTCCCTGGACCTGATGCGCCGCGACCGCGCCGCGCCCAACGGGGTCATGGAGTTCATGGTCGCCGAGCTCTGTGCCGCCGCCCCGTCCCTCGGCGTGCGCCGGATCTCCCTCAACTTCGCCGTCTTCCGCTCCGCCTTCGAGGAGGGCGGCCGGATCGGCGCCGGCCCCGTCCTCAAGCTGTGGCGCAAACTGCTGCTGTTCTTCTCCCGCTGGTGGCAGCTGGAGGCCCTGTACCGCTCGAACGTCAAATACGGCCCCGAGTGGTACCCGCGCTTCCTCTGCTACCAGGACGCCGGCTCCCTCGCCCGGGTCAGCCTCGCCTCCGGCATCGCCGAGGGCTTCGTCTCGGTCCCCAGCCTGCGCACCCTGTGGGGCAAGGGCCACCCCAAGGGCCTCACCAACCCCGCCACCACCGAGGGCCTGCCCTCCATCGCCTCCATGAACCTCGACGCCGTCGGCGAGGAGGGGCGGACCCGCACGGCCGAACGCCTGCCCGAGCAGGTCCGCGTACGCCACGACAAGCTGGAGCGGATCCGGGCCGCCGGTACCGACCCCTACCCCGTCGGCATCCCGCGGCGCACCCACACCGCGGCCGAGCTGAAGGCCGCCCACCCGGTCCACCCGCCGGGCAGCCGCACCGGCGGGCGGGCCACCCTCGCCGGACGCGTGATGCTCGTGCGCGACCTCGGCGGCGTGGTCTTCGCCGTCCTGCGGGACTGGTCCGGGGACGTCCAGCTGATGTTCACCCGCGACGAGTCCGGCGCGGACGCGCTGGCCTCCTTCACCTCCCAGGTCGACTTCGGCGACCACGTGGTCGCGACCGGCGAGCCCGGCGCCAGCAGGACCGGCGAACCGTCGCTCGTCGTCCGGACCTGGCAGCTCACCGGCAAGTGCCTGCGCCCCCTGCCCGACAAGCGCAAGGGCCTCGCCGACCCGGAGGCCCGCGTCCGGCGCCGCTACCTCGACCTCGTCGCCAGCCCCGCGGCCCGGGACGTCGTGCGGGCCCGGTCGGCCGCCGTGCAGGCCCTGCGCCAGGGGCTGCTGGAGCGCGGCTACCTGGAGGTCGAGACCCCGATGCTCCAGCAGATCCACGGCGGCGCCAACGCCCGGCCCTTCCGCACCCACATCAACGCCTACGACCTCGACCTGTACCTGCGCATCGCCCCCGAGCTGTACCTCAAGCGGCTGTGCGTCGGCGGCATGGAGAAGGTCTTCGAGATGGGCCGGACCTTCCGCAACGAGGGCGTCTCCTACAAGCACAACCCCGAGTTCACGATGTTGGAGGCGTACCAGGCCTTCGCCGACTACGACGTCATGCTCGACCTCACCCGCGAGCTGATCCAGGGCGCCGCCACCGCCGCGTACGGCTCGCCCGTCGCCCACAGGGCCGGGCCGGACGGCAGGCTCGCCGTCCACGACATCTCCGGCGCCTGGCCGGTGAAGACGGTGTACGGGGCGATCGGCGAGGCCCTCGGCGAGGAGGTCGACGCCGACACCCCCGAACACGCCCTGCGCAGGCTGTGCGACCGGGCCGGGGTCCCGCACACCCCCGAGAACACGCGCGGCGACGTGGTCCTGGAGATGTACGAGCGGCTGGTCGAGGAACGGACCGGGCCGCCCACCTTCTACAAGGACTTCCCGACCGAGGTCTCCCCGCTCACCCGCCAGCACCGCCGCGACCCGCGGCTCGCCGAGCGCTGGGACCTCGTGGCCTTCGGCACCGAACTGGGCACCGCCTACTCGGAGCTGACCGACCCCGTCGAACAGCGCCGCCGCCTCACCGCCCAGTCCCTGCTCGCGGCGGGCGGCGACCCGGAGGCGATGGAACTCGACGAGGACTTCCTCGACGCCCTGGAGTACGCGATGCCGCCGACGGGCGGCCTGGGGATCGGCGTGGACCGCCTCGTGATGTTCCTGACCGGGCTGACGATCCGCGAGACGCTGCCCTTCCCGCTGGTGCGGCGCGGCTGA